From a single Deltaproteobacteria bacterium genomic region:
- a CDS encoding ABC transporter substrate-binding protein, protein MKMRPRLLLALLGTVLPATPAFTQERVRISYSSVEAPNANWFIAHDRRLYQKYGVDAESIFIPSSSTVINAIIGGSVKLGNGTGGAIANAVVAGANLVAVGSFINTLPYELIVQQSIKSAADLKGKTIGIARIGSASDVAARVLIKGLGLDPDKDVAIIQGGGGSERVAAFRGGRIAGFPSPPGIIHLAKGIPHRVMITTADLPKGLPFPYVCVTTTKSYLASNRETVKRILMALIEATHFFKTRKEDSKRLLAKYSKQDNEAFLEGSYVGNEPIYERVPLVTREGMEIQIKEAIGRRPNVNLKTDDIIDDSLVLQLEKEGFIERLYRK, encoded by the coding sequence ATGAAGATGCGGCCGAGATTGCTGCTCGCCTTGTTGGGAACGGTTCTGCCCGCCACTCCCGCTTTCACTCAAGAGCGCGTGCGGATTTCCTACAGCTCGGTGGAGGCGCCCAACGCCAACTGGTTTATCGCCCATGATCGCCGGCTTTATCAGAAATACGGCGTCGACGCGGAATCGATATTTATCCCTAGCTCCAGTACCGTGATCAACGCGATCATCGGCGGCTCGGTTAAACTCGGCAACGGCACCGGTGGCGCGATCGCCAACGCTGTGGTGGCGGGCGCCAATCTCGTGGCGGTGGGAAGTTTCATCAACACTTTGCCTTACGAGCTGATTGTCCAACAGTCGATCAAATCGGCGGCGGACTTGAAGGGAAAAACCATCGGCATCGCGCGCATCGGCAGCGCCTCGGACGTCGCGGCGCGAGTGCTGATCAAAGGTTTAGGTTTAGACCCGGATAAGGATGTGGCGATCATTCAAGGCGGCGGCGGTTCGGAGCGAGTAGCGGCGTTTCGCGGCGGCAGAATCGCCGGGTTCCCATCGCCGCCTGGAATCATCCACTTAGCTAAGGGAATCCCGCATAGAGTTATGATCACCACCGCCGACCTGCCCAAGGGTTTGCCGTTCCCCTATGTTTGCGTGACCACTACCAAGAGCTATCTCGCGAGCAATCGTGAGACGGTCAAGCGAATTCTGATGGCGCTGATCGAGGCCACTCATTTCTTCAAGACCCGCAAGGAGGACAGCAAGCGGCTGCTGGCGAAGTATTCCAAGCAGGATAACGAGGCATTCTTAGAAGGCTCCTATGTCGGCAACGAACCGATCTACGAACGCGTCCCTTTGGTAACCCGGGAAGGGATGGAGATTCAGATCAAGGAAGCGATTGGGCGGCGTCCCAATGTCAACTTAAAGACTGACGACATCATCGACGACAGCCTGGTTTTGCAACTGGAAAAAGAAGGCTTCATCGAGCGGCTATATAGAAAGTGA